A stretch of Heterodontus francisci isolate sHetFra1 chromosome 44, sHetFra1.hap1, whole genome shotgun sequence DNA encodes these proteins:
- the zdhhc24 gene encoding probable palmitoyltransferase ZDHHC24 produces the protein MGVLEHFEPTLYFPLCMTSVMTLSVSLEMAYIILTDPRLAPPPGVGRGGAGLATEPWGPPRPMAGPVLALGAWRILHLTFLAFILGNVVGNLCLFIRRNPSIRGVFLSGRALGQGWGYCYTCESHTPQRCSHCYDCKVCVLRRDHHCVFFSQCVGHANHRYFLCCIAHMWLGLLYAIVLNTEIFMELLQEGLSFHSVFLLIMPWAMLVTGQVSLTAFWFAFVADTCVVGFLLVSAFFLFHLQLLLRGQTTGEWSVGRSGLYDLGWRRNVAELLGQRWYLAWLCPLIPSSLPGDGITFEIKTLPTHKPTSLF, from the exons ATGGGGGTGCTGGAACACTTTGAGCCGACCCTCTACTTCCCCCTCTGCATGACCTCAGTCATGACTCTGTCAGTCTCCCTGGAGATGGCCTACATCATCCTCACCGACCCACGCTTGGCCCCTCCCCCGGGGGTGGGCAGGGGTGGGGCAGGGCTGGCCACAGAACCCTGGGGGCCTCCGCGCCCCATGGCAGGACCCGTCCTGGCCCTGGGGGCTTGGCGCatcctccacctcactttcctggcCTTTATCCTGGGCAACGTGGTTGGCAATCTCTGCCTCTTCATCAGGAGGAACCCCAGCATTCGTGGTGTCTTCCTGTCTGGCCGGGCACTGGGGCAGGGATGGGG GTACTGTTACACGTGTGAATCGCACACCCCCCAACGTTGTTCGCATTGCTATGACTGCAAAGTGTGTGTCCTCCGCCGTGACCACCACTGTGTCTTTTTTAGCCAGTGTGTGGGCCACGCCAACCATCGCTACTTCCTGTGCTGCATTGCCCACATGTGGCTGGGCCTCCTGTACGCCATTGTCCTCAACACTGAGATTTTCATGGAGTTGCTGCAGGAGGGGTTGTCTTTTCACAGTGTCTTCCTGCTCATCATGCCCTGGGCAATGCTTGTCACAG GTCAGGTGAGCCTCACTGCCTTCTGGTTTGCGTTTGTGGCTGACACATGTGTGGTGGGGTTCCTCCTCGTCTCGGCCTTCTTCCTCTTCCATCTGCAGCTCCTGTTGCGCGGACAGACCACGGGGGAGTGGAGCGTGGGCCGCAGCGGGCTGTACGACCTGGGCTGGCGGAGGAATGTGGCGGAGCTGCTGGGACAGCGCTGGTATCTGGCCTGGCTGTGCCCCCTCATCCCCTCCTCGCTGCCGGGGGACGGGATCACCTTCGAGATCAAGACCTTGCCGACGCACAAGCCCACAAGCCTGTTCTGA